A portion of the Gasterosteus aculeatus chromosome 12, fGasAcu3.hap1.1, whole genome shotgun sequence genome contains these proteins:
- the LOC144385315 gene encoding uncharacterized protein LOC144385315 — MTDIGHQQGMPARLLVTLGQLIGAAIQREQAEANRQLLGALQAQALEQLAAAPPTRGPAALTSLTLHRMAEGDDGQTFMEAFDATAEACGWPAGDWPVRLLPLLAGEAQIGALVLPPAARRDYANIKRAVVDRLGLSPEDHRRRFRRARLTRTASGKKMPPRGCCSRTALEGSEG, encoded by the coding sequence ATGACGGATATCGGACACCAGCAGGGGATGCCGGCCCGACTGCTTGTGACGCTCGGCCAGTTGATCGGGGCGGCCATCCAGAGGGAGCAGGCAGAGGCCAACCGACAGCTCCTGGGTGCGCTCCAGGCCCAGGCGCTGGAACAGCTTGCGGCCGCCCCACCGACGCGGGGTCCCGCGGCGCTCACCAGCCTCACGCTCCACCGAATGGCGGAGGGGGACGATGGGCAGACGTTTATGGAGGCCTTCGATGCGACGGCGGAGGCATGCGGCTGGCCGGCGGGGGACTGGCCGGTCCGGCTTTTGCCTCTCCTGGCCGGAGAGGCGCAGATTGGGGCCCTGGTGCTGCCACCGGCGGCGCGGCGCGACTACGCCAACATTAAAAGGGCCGTTGTGGACAGACTGGGGCTGTCTCCAGAAGACCACCGCCGGCGATTCCGCAGGGCAAGGCTTACGCGTACGGCCAGCGGCAAAAAGATGCCGCCACGAGGTTGCTGCAGCCGGACGGCGCTGGAGGGGTCCGAGGGGTGA